The following proteins are encoded in a genomic region of Diadema setosum chromosome 10, eeDiaSeto1, whole genome shotgun sequence:
- the LOC140234446 gene encoding gamma-aminobutyric acid type B receptor subunit 1-like gives MLGHLLICEIALLLVVTCTGQINAASTPTSTTASTTLERWRNCTMYKDLWPDAARWSAEPSSIEPTDEGEETGQPKVKIPLYIAGFLPYSEVYFDKLVCTVLIAVDHVNAEPNLLNDYELRIIWNWTQARPGPALRYLYDVIYNSPQVVMAWGPTYSSVGEVINRVAAQYHLVQVGIAQFQADDKLVERYPYTVQIYPANSVFNPARVALLKAMDWKRAAIVYQDVNLFRDEMIELATMMQAEGLNAVAVETVNDDPRVNIESLKRHDARIIFLSVYTDMAAKVFCEVYRQKLYGPKYVWVLMGWYHAHWWRTETNAILDRGEDLFCSVQQVFEAVDGYLSMRGFEVQEDLSTINFNGVYPDSDRLEFYRHLQNELVMAGACDSYGYDQIMTIALALNASSHVISSQYPGLSLADFTYDNKILADIMVEETKKTRFVGLTGQGAFDSFGSRESDAVIQQNQDGIVQQIFVYDRKTDRIRWKNNFRWKGSFVPVDGPTEVRLDIKISGAARTTIFALASCGIVLAVVFLAINITYRNKRAVKISSPVLNNVIAVGGIFLYCSTFLLSASLEARSQGSPVYVNFQCQGAILVASVGLSLTFGALFMKTYRIHQIYTNAMKARKVLRGLTDSRLLIAISCFVVIDIAFFALWMIYDPMTTQSETYTPIFDETEPEKEVFKVPTLNTCTSDHMFPFLGALGVYKGGLLIFGVFLAWSVRNIRIMELNDSKYIALSVYTVSITCVIIIPFAYIYYGLGDIDFVFSFAGGAIVVATTIVLCLVFVPKLVALNQPQSDRKQHHVPMATGTDTIFDDKEAVIQRLQNTLQQKLQERQTLQEELTRLDRICINGE, from the exons ATGCTGGGACATCTACTCATCTGCGAGATCGCCCTTCTCCTTGTCGTCACTTGCACTGGACAGATCAATGCTGCTTCGACACCGACTTCGACTACCGCTTCGACCACGTTGGAGCGATGGCGAAATTGCACTATGTACAAGGACCTCTGGCCTGACGCAGCTCGATGGTCCGCCGAGCCATCGTCGATCGAGCCCACTGACGAAGGGGAAGAAACGGGGCAGCCGAAGGTGAAGATCCCGCTCTACATCGCTGGCTTCCTACCCTACAGCGAAGTCTACTTCGACAAGCTGGTTTGTACCGTTCTTATTGCCGTCGACCACGTGAACGCCGAGCCAAACCTCCTGAACGACTACGAGCTGCGAATCATTTGGAATTGGACTCAG GCTCGGCCAGGCCCTGCTCTCCGATatctttatgacgtcatctatAATTCTCCCCAAGTGGTGATGGCTTGGGGGCCGACCTACTCCAGCGTGGGGGAGGTGATCAACCGGGTGGCGGCTCAGTACCATCTCGTACAG GTTGGAATAGCTCAGTTTCAAGCAGACGACAAGCTGGTGGAACGTTACCCCTACACGGTGCAGATCTACCCGGCCAACTCGGTCTTCAACCCAGCCAGGGTGGCCCTCCTGAAGGCCATGGATTGGAAGAGGGCTGCCATCGTCTACCAAGACGTCAACCTTTTTAGAGAC GAGATGATCGAGTTGGCAACGATGATGCAGGCTGAAGGGTTGAATGCCGTTGCCGTGGAAACAGTCAACGATGACCCGCGCGTGAATATTGAGAGCTTGAAG CGACACGATGCGCGAATCATTTTCCTCAGTGTGTACACAGACATGGCTGCGAAAGTCTTTTGCGAG GTGTACCGCCAGAAACTCTACGGTCCCAAGTACGTGTGGGTGCTGATGGGATGGTACCACGCCCACTGGTGGCGCACGGAGACCAACGCGATCTTGGACAGGGGTGAAGATTTGTTCTGCTCCGTGCAACAAGTATTCGAAGCGGTAGATGGATATCTGAGCATGCGCGGCTTTGAGGTGCAGGAAGATTTGTctacaattaatttcaatggaGTG TACCCTGACAGCGATCGTTTGGAATTCTATCGCCACCTCCAGAATGAACTCGTCATGGCTGGAGCGTGCGATTCGTATGGGTACGATCAG ATCATGACCATAGCCCTCGCCCTGAACGCTTCTAGTCACGTGATCTCCTCTCAGTATCCTGGCCTCTCATTGGCTGACTTCACTTACGACAACAAGATCCTGGCAGACATCATGGTGGAGGAGACCAAGAAAACACGATTTGTTGGTCTGACG GGACAAGGAGCATTTGATTCATTCGGCAGTAGAGAGAGCGATGCTGTGATACAGCAAAATCAAG ATGGAATTGTACAGCAAATATTTGTGTATGACCGGAAGACAGACAGAATTCGATGGAAAAACAACTTCCGGTGGAAAG GTTCTTTTGTCCCCGTGGACGGCCCAACGGAAGTAAGACTCGACATCAAGATTTCGGGTGCAGCTCGCACCACTATCTTCGCCCTCGCTTCGTGTGGCATCGTTCTGGCAGTTGTGTTCCTGGCCATCAATATCACTTATAGAAACAAAAG AGCCGTGAAGATCTCGAGTCCTGTACTAAATAATGTGATTGCTGTCGGTGGAATCTTCCTCTACTGTTCCACGTTCTTGCTGAGCGCGTCACTGGAGGCAAGGAGCCAGGGAAGTCCAGTCTACGTCAACTTTCAGTGTCAG GGCGCTATACTAGTTGCAAGCGTGGGACTTTCCCTGACATTTGGCGCCCTTTTCATGAAGACGTACCGTATTCATCAGATCTACACGAACGCCATGAAAGCCAGGAAAGTGCTG AGAGGGCTAACTGACTCCCGTCTCTTGATTGCGATCTCCTGCTTCGTGGTCATCGACATCGCTTTCTTCGCGCTGTGGATGATCTATGATCCGATGACGACGCAATCGGAAACGTACACGCCCATA TTTGACGAGACGGAGCCCGAAAAGGAGGTTTTTAAGGTGCCAACGCTAAACACTTGTACGTCAGACCACATGTTTCCATTTTTGGGAGCTCTTGGGGTGTACAAAGGTGGACTGCTTATTTTTGGCGTATTTCTAGCCTGGTCCGTGAGGAACATCCGCATCATGGAACTCAATGATA GTAAATACATCGCCTTGTCAGTGTACACAGTCTCTATCACCTGCGTCATCATAATTCCTTTTGCCTACATTTACTACGGTTTGGGAGacatcgatttcgtcttttcgTTCGCTGGGGGCGCTATAGTGGTCGCCACGACGATCGTACTCTGTCTCGTGTTTGTGCCCAAG TTGGTTGCACTGAATCAACCCCAGAGTGACCGAAAGCAACATCACGTTCCCATGGCAACGGGGACCGATACCATATTTGACGACAAAGAAGCCGTTATTCAACGCCTGCAGAACACTTTGCAACAG AAATTGCAGGAGAGGCAGACTCTGCAAGAAGAATTGACCCGCTTGGATCGAATCTGCATTAACGGAGAGTAA